The proteins below come from a single Longimicrobium sp. genomic window:
- a CDS encoding PTS sugar transporter subunit IIC: MIPEPLLLLALALLGGAVALDGTSVGQFMVSRPLVAATLGGLAAGRPAEGILVGVALEALHLAVLPVGAATYPEAGPPAVAAGALFALTAQSYYASTGFSTAEGPYAALLVIVLFTLAWEWVGGRTVVALRHYNARFDGVEPGGTLEPAALARRHWTPVALDFARGTFLTVAAVVLLGALLGALETRLMAFPPRWAALAVGAAIAAGTASGLRLFGRARWPFFAAGAALGALWLFVR; the protein is encoded by the coding sequence ATGATCCCCGAGCCCCTGCTCCTGCTCGCGCTCGCCCTGCTGGGGGGCGCCGTCGCGCTCGACGGCACCTCGGTGGGGCAGTTCATGGTGAGCCGCCCCCTGGTGGCGGCCACCCTGGGCGGGCTGGCGGCCGGGCGGCCGGCGGAGGGGATCCTGGTGGGCGTGGCGCTGGAGGCGCTCCACCTGGCCGTGCTCCCCGTGGGCGCGGCCACCTACCCCGAGGCCGGCCCCCCCGCGGTGGCGGCCGGGGCGCTCTTCGCCCTGACGGCGCAGTCGTACTACGCCAGCACGGGCTTCTCCACCGCCGAGGGCCCCTACGCGGCGCTGCTCGTGATCGTGCTCTTCACCCTGGCCTGGGAGTGGGTCGGCGGGCGCACGGTGGTGGCGCTCCGGCACTACAACGCGCGCTTCGACGGGGTGGAGCCGGGGGGGACGCTGGAGCCGGCCGCGCTGGCCCGGCGTCACTGGACGCCGGTGGCGCTCGACTTCGCGCGCGGCACCTTCCTCACCGTGGCCGCCGTGGTGCTCCTGGGGGCGCTGCTCGGCGCGCTGGAGACGCGCCTGATGGCGTTCCCGCCGCGCTGGGCCGCGCTGGCGGTGGGAGCGGCCATCGCCGCGGGGACGGCGTCGGGCTTAAGGCTCTTCGGGCGCGCGCGCTGGCCGTTCTTCGCGGCCGGGGCGGCGCTCGGTGCGCTCTGGCTCTTCGTGCGATGA
- a CDS encoding PTS sugar transporter subunit IIB gives MLFRVDERLIHGQVTVGWGGPLHADRIVVVDDDLAASPWEQELYCLGVPPEIEARFLAVAEARRDYAGWRDDVRRTIVLVRDVATARRMAEGRLLQGEEVNLGGIHHAAGRTSILPYLHLRPDEQRDLAAIAAEGAKVSARDLPASRRVPLEELTGG, from the coding sequence GTGCTCTTTCGGGTTGACGAGCGCCTGATCCACGGCCAGGTGACGGTCGGCTGGGGCGGCCCGCTCCACGCCGACCGCATCGTGGTGGTGGACGACGACCTAGCGGCGAGCCCCTGGGAGCAGGAGCTGTACTGCCTGGGCGTGCCGCCGGAGATCGAGGCGCGCTTCCTGGCCGTGGCCGAGGCGCGCCGCGACTACGCGGGGTGGCGGGACGACGTCCGGCGGACCATCGTGCTGGTGCGCGACGTGGCCACCGCCAGGCGCATGGCCGAGGGGCGGCTCCTGCAGGGCGAGGAGGTGAACCTGGGCGGGATCCACCACGCCGCGGGGAGGACCAGCATCCTCCCCTACCTGCACCTGCGCCCCGACGAGCAGCGCGACCTGGCGGCCATCGCCGCCGAGGGCGCGAAGGTCTCGGCGCGCGACCTCCCGGCGTCGCGGCGGGTGCCGCTGGAGGAGCTGACGGGAGGGTGA
- a CDS encoding HPr family phosphocarrier protein: METQSEVQIVNKYGLHARPAAELVKLANRFASDVWIRKDDVEVSGKSIMGVMMLAAECGSTVHIRARGQDSRDAVDALVELIRNRFGED, translated from the coding sequence ATGGAAACGCAGTCCGAAGTGCAGATCGTCAACAAGTACGGGCTCCACGCGCGCCCCGCGGCGGAGCTGGTGAAGCTGGCCAACCGCTTCGCCTCCGACGTCTGGATCCGCAAGGACGACGTGGAGGTGAGCGGCAAGAGCATCATGGGGGTAATGATGCTGGCGGCCGAGTGCGGCTCCACGGTGCACATCCGCGCCCGGGGGCAGGACAGCCGGGACGCGGTGGACGCCCTGGTGGAGCTGATCCGCAACCGGTTCGGGGAGGACTGA
- a CDS encoding PTS system mannose/fructose/sorbose family transporter subunit IID: MSDVPVSPALPAEPAGPAGPAPPPAPSAPAPPAAAAVRAEVPAAVRRRMLLRSFIVQGSWNYQSLIGTGLAFVLAPALRRVYTDPEALRRALARHAELFNSHPYLATVAAGAVARLEADGVPPETVARFKSALRGSLGALGDRLVWLMWRPASLMLGLALVLAGLPWWTAVAAFLLAFNALHLYLRGWGLRAGLEQGLEVGRVLRAFPFQRLGDRAASAGAAFAGAAAVLAIGNTVPNVPGWPGWVIGAAAAALGVALGRRVRAVAAAALLAVLLAGLVLARP, from the coding sequence ATGAGCGACGTCCCCGTGTCTCCCGCCCTGCCGGCCGAGCCGGCCGGCCCCGCCGGGCCCGCCCCGCCGCCGGCGCCGTCCGCACCGGCCCCGCCCGCGGCCGCCGCGGTGCGGGCCGAGGTCCCGGCGGCGGTGCGGCGGCGGATGCTGCTGCGCAGCTTCATCGTGCAGGGGTCGTGGAACTACCAGTCGCTGATCGGCACGGGTCTGGCGTTCGTGCTGGCGCCCGCGCTCCGGCGGGTCTACACCGATCCCGAGGCGCTCCGCCGCGCGCTCGCGCGCCACGCGGAGCTGTTCAACAGCCACCCGTACCTGGCCACGGTGGCCGCGGGGGCCGTCGCGCGCCTGGAGGCCGACGGGGTGCCGCCCGAGACGGTGGCGCGCTTCAAGAGCGCGCTGCGCGGCTCGCTGGGCGCGCTCGGCGACCGCCTGGTGTGGCTGATGTGGCGCCCGGCCAGCCTGATGCTGGGGCTGGCGCTGGTGCTGGCGGGCCTCCCCTGGTGGACGGCCGTGGCGGCGTTCCTGCTGGCCTTCAACGCCCTGCACCTGTACCTGCGCGGCTGGGGCCTGCGAGCCGGTCTGGAGCAGGGGCTGGAGGTCGGCCGCGTGCTCAGGGCGTTCCCCTTCCAGCGGCTCGGCGACCGGGCCGCCAGCGCGGGGGCCGCCTTCGCCGGGGCGGCCGCCGTCCTGGCCATCGGCAACACCGTGCCCAACGTCCCCGGCTGGCCGGGGTGGGTGATCGGCGCGGCCGCGGCGGCGCTGGGGGTGGCGCTGGGGCGGCGCGTGCGCGCCGTGGCCGCGGCGGCGCTCCTGGCGGTCCTCCTCGCGGGGCTCGTCCTCGCGCGTCCCTAG